A genomic region of Vitis vinifera cultivar Pinot Noir 40024 chromosome 7, ASM3070453v1 contains the following coding sequences:
- the LOC100852870 gene encoding methyl jasmonate esterase 1-like, translating into MEKRERHFVLVHGACHGAWCWYKVATLLRSAGHRVTALDLAAAGANGKRLDELNSISDYYEPLIEFMTSLVTGEKVILVAHSLGGVSVSVAMERFPQKISVGVFVAALMPGPDLNLPTVLQELHQSSVGASLDTQYTFDRGPNNPPTSLIFGPEYLAAKLYQLSPPEDLMLATTLMRPINVFNGENLLTETTVTKEKYGTVRRVYIICDKDKMLEEDFQRWMIKNNLTDEVKVILGSDHMPMFCKPLDLCVYLQEMVESYS; encoded by the exons ATGGAGAAAAGGGAGAGGCACTTTGTATTAGTTCATGGAGCCTGTCATGGGGCATGGTGTTGGTATAAGGTGGCAACTTTGCTGAGATCTGCTGGTCACAGAGTCACTGCCTTGGACCTCGCGGCTGCCGGTGCCAATGGAAAGCGATTAGACGAGCTTAATTCAATTTCAGACTACTATGAACCATTGATTGAGTTCATGACCTCACTCGTAACCGGGGAAAAGGTGATCCTGGTAGCTCACAGCTTGGGTGGGGTCAGCGTATCGGTTGCAATGGAGAGGTTCCCTCAGAAAATTTCTGTGGGAGTTTTCGTAGCAGCTCTAATGCCGGGTCCTGATTTAAATCTTCCCACTGTTCTTCAAGAG CTTCATCAGAGTAGTGTGGGTGCTTCCTTGGATACGCAGTACACGTTCGACAGAGGGCCCAACAATCCTCCAACCTCCCTGATATTTGGCCCGGAGTACTTGGCAGCCAAGCTTTATCAGCTCTCCCCACCTGAG GATTTGATGCTTGCAACCACGTTGATGAGGCCCATCAATGTCTTTAATGGAGAAAATTTGCTGACGGAAACAACAGTGACTAAGGAAAAGTATGGAACGGTTCGTCGAGTTTATATTATATGTGATAAGGATAAGATGCTAGAAGAGGATTTTCAGCGAtggatgataaaaaataatctaacggATGAGGTGAAAGTGATTTTGGGTTCAGATCACATGCCCATGTTCTGTAAGCCATTGGATCTATGTGTTTATTTGCAAGAAATGGTTGAAAGTTATTCTTAA
- the LOC100240926 gene encoding methyl jasmonate esterase 1, with protein sequence MEKRERHFVLVHGACHGAWCWYKVATLLRSAGHRVTALDLAAAGANRKRLDELNSISDYYEPLIEFMTSLVTGEKVILVAHSLGGVSVSVAMERFPQKISVGVFVAALMPGPDLNLPTVLQEYTFDRGPNNPPTSVIFGPEYLAAKLYQLSPPEDLMLATMLMRPINGENLLKKITVTKEKYGTIRRVYIVCDKDNVLDEDFQRWMIKNNLTDEVKVILGSDHMPMFCKPLELCAYLQEIVESYS encoded by the exons ATGGAGAAAAGGGAGAGGCACTTTGTATTAGTTCATGGAGCCTGTCATGGGGCATGGTGTTGGTATAAGGTGGCAACTTTGCTGAGATCTGCTGGTCACAGAGTCACTGCCTTGGACCTCGCGGCTGCCGGTGCCAATAGAAAGCGACTAGACGAGCTTAATTCAATTTCAGACTACTATGAACCATTGATTGAGTTCATGACCTCACTCGTAACCGGGGAAAAGGTGATCCTGGTAGCTCACAGCTTGGGTGGGGTCAGCGTATCGGTTGCAATGGAGAGGTTCCCTCAGAAAATTTCTGTGGGAGTTTTCGTAGCAGCTCTAATGCCGGGTCCTGATTTAAATCTTCCCACTGTTCTTCAAGAG TACACGTTCGATAGAGGGCCCAACAATCCTCCAACCTCCGTGATATTTGGCCCGGAGTACTTGGCAGCCAAGCTTTATCAGCTCTCCCCACCTGAG GATTTGATGCTTGCAACCATGTTGATGAGGCCCATCAATGGAGAAAATTTGCTGAAGAAAATAACGGTGACTAAGGAAAAGTATGGAACGATTCGTCGAGTTTATATCGTGTGTGATAAAGATAATGTGCTAGATGAGGATTTTCAACGAtggatgataaaaaataatctaacggATGAGGTGAAAGTGATTTTGGGTTCAGATCACATGCCCATGTTCTGTAAGCCATTGGAGCTATGTGCTTATTTGCAAGAAATAGTTGAAAGTTATTCTTAG
- the LOC100253882 gene encoding methyl jasmonate esterase 1: MEKRERHFVLVHGACHGAWCWYKVTTFLRSAGHKVTALDLAAAGANGKRLDELNSISDYHEPLMKFMTSLVAGEKVILVAHSLGGVSVSVAMERFPQKISVAVFVSAYMPGPDFNLSTVYQELHQRRQGASMDTQYTFDRGSNNPPTSIIFSPEDLAAKLYQLSPPEDLTLATTLMRPTKLFRGENLLKETTVTKEKYGTIRRVYIVCDKDNILKEDFQRWMIKNNPSDEVKVIMGSDHMPMFCKPLDLCAYLYEIVESYS, from the exons ATGGAGAAAAGAGAGAGGCATTTTGTGCTGGTTCATGGAGCCTGTCATGGAGCATGGTGTTGGTATAAGGTGACAACTTTTCTAAGATCTGCTGGTCACAAGGTCACTGCCTTGGACCTAGCCGCTGCCGGTGCCAATGGAAAGCGATTAGACGAGCTTAATTCAATTTCAGACTAccatgaaccattaatgaaattCATGACCTCACTCGTAGCCGGGGAGAAGGTGATCCTGGTGGCTCACAGCTTGGGTGGGGTCAGCGTATCGGTTGCTATGGAGAGGTTCCCTCAGAAAATTTCTGTCGCAGTTTTCGTTTCTGCTTATATGCCGGGTCCTGATTTCAATCTTTCCACTGTTTATCAAGAG CTTCACCAGAGACGTCAGGGTGCTTCCATGGATACGCAGTACACGTTCGATAGAGGGTCCAACAATCCTCCAACCTCCATCATATTTAGCCCGGAGGACTTGGCAGCCAAGCTTTATCAGCTCTCCCCACCTGAG gatttGACGCTTGCAACCACGTTGATGAGGCCCACCAAGCTCTTTAGAGGAGAAAATTTGCTTAAGGAAACAACAGTGACTAAGGAAAAGTATGGAACAATTCGTCGAGTTTACATCGTGTGTGATAAGGACAATATACTGAAGGAGGATTTTCAACGATGGATGATAAAGAATAATCCATCGGATGAGGTGAAGGTGATTATGGGTTCAGATCACATGCCCATGTTTTGTAAGCCACTGGACTTATGTGCTTATTTGTATGAAATAGTTGAGAGTTATTCTTAG
- the LOC100267788 gene encoding salicylic acid-binding protein 2, whose translation MEVDRKQGRHFVLVHGACHGAWSWYKVKPRLEAAGHRVTALDMAASGINRKQIQEVHSMHEYSQPLLEMMATLPPNEKVILVGHSLGGLNLAVAMEKFPEKVSVAVFLTAFMPDTLHRPSYVLDQYVERTPNDAWLDTQFSPYGSSEKPQNSMFFGPEFISTKLYQLSPIEDLELVLALARPASLFLEDLAELKKFSNEGYGSVTSVFIRCDKDEAIRKEFQQWMIENSGGVKEVMNIKDADHMAMFSKPEELCACLLEVAHKYG comes from the exons ATGGAGGTAGATCGGAAGCAAGGAAGGCATTTCGTGCTGGTTCACGGAGCTTGCCATGGAGCTTGGAGTTGGTACAAGGTCAAGCCACGGCTGGAGGCCGCCGGCCACCGAGTGACGGCGCTGGACATGGCCGCTTCCGGCATTAACAGGAAGCAAATCCAGGAGGTTCACTCAATGCATGAGTACAGCCAGCCGTTGCTGGAGATGATGGCGACGCTTCCTCCGAATGAGAAGGTGATACTGGTGGGTCACAGCCTTGGGGGCTTGAATTTGGCGGTTGCCATGGAAAAATTTCCTGAAAAAGTATCAGTCGCCGTCTTCCTCACCGCCTTCATGCCCGACACGCTGCACAGGCCCTCTTATGTCTTGGATCAG tATGTGGAAAGGACTCCAAACGACGCATGGTTGGATACTCAATTTTCACCTTATGGTAGTTCAGAAAAGCCTCAAAATTCAATGTTCTTTGGCCCCGAGTTCATCTCTACCAAACTCTATCAACTATCCCCCATTGAG GATTTGGAACTAGTACTTGCTTTGGCAAGACCAGCTTCATTGTTCTTGGAAGATTTGGCGGAATTAAAGAAATTCTCGAACGAAGGATATGGTTCCGTTACTAGTGTTTTTATCAGGTGTGATAAGGATGAAGCTATAAGAAAGGAATTTCAACAGTGGATGATTGAGAACAGTGGAGGAGTGAAGGAGGTGATGAACATAAAGGATGCAGATCATATGGCAATGTTTTCCAAACCAGAAGAACTGTGTGCTTGTCTCCTTGAAGTGGCACATAAATACGGTTAA